ATAGTTCAATAGCAAAGTATcctttataaaacaattaaaaaatactaattaagaataaaaacaaagattttttcCTTAGGCTTTGTGTAGATCAGATATAGTTCCTGGAACACCTCAACAACCCAAGGTAATTTGTTTTATGTCTTCTTcttattttatatcatttttttatttaatccatCTTAAACAGTTATCCTCCATATTTTTCTCTTATACTCGCTTCTTGCTTCACACAGTTGAATGCTCTTTCGTTGTATACTCGCCTTCTCAACGTTTCGTCTTCGTCATTCACGATTAACCGACGTCGGTTGGAATGAAACGAAAACACTTCACGTCATTTCTATTAGTTGCACTTGCGCACAAGACGCTCGTAACTTTTCTGAGAACTTTTTCAAGGTTGTTTGTTTCTTCGGCAGCCATTTGTTAAAATCTGGAGAAGACGCTTGCCTTTTCAATCCGTTTTTTCTTATTCCCCAAAATAATTTCAAGTGCCCCAAGTGTTTCagtgaattaattttatgataacaaatttaatgttgaCTCGACAACCTGTTGCGCGTACACGCGTCGTAACTCTGTCTATGAAATCGCggtgttttttgtttcgtttccGTTTCGGAAGAAACAATGCAACGAGAGTTTTGTTGCGTTTTCGGAATgtgtaaacaaattttttcgcgtttttcatttgtttttgtgaggggtcgtttgttttatatttttttgttttcgaagTTCTTTTGTTCTGTGATACTCATTTTCTTCGTTGTGGACGAagaaattttcgttttcttgtTGTTTTCAATGAGTTTGGGTCTGGTGCacgttaaatttttttgtattgtgaCTAGATCCAcactcattaaaaaaaacatgggAAATACatactaaaaaaatggaaGCTTTGAATgaagaaaggaaaaaaaaatttttctttttgttgcaaatttgTATCGGTGAGTAGGATCTGGTTCGTggagtttttaaaaatcatgacTAGATCCATACTCGTCTATTCATGTTTGCTAGAAATggggttattaaaaaaattgtacttaACCTTAAATtcgataaagtttgttttattattataaataattatcaaagaataaaaattaattttaaatcattaaataggcctttttttttggttcatactctttataaagaaaataaattttaatttttatgtttcagaaaaagaaggaaattgaaaatgttgaagtTAATGGTGGtgataaaatcgtttttgaacctaaaagtaataacaaagttgaaaatgaatttgaagagtaagtatattttgaaattaaaggagggttgcaaaaaaaaataattcttggtatgaaatcaagtttatttttgataagaaTTATCAAAACTCTTACTAATTGGTTTGTGAAATACAATCCATTTAAgcataaaagaattttttatgttgagagtaacaatttgttataaaaatcatcTCCAAAATTAACCCTGCATGTTTATTCACACcaacaaaacataattataacagaaaacataaaaaataataaatgtatataCAGTGCTGTGCAAAATAATAGGTGTGActtgaaaaatgtattttagtcGTAAAATATATAAGGGTAAAAGAGTAATacataaaattagaattactAATTGATTGTTTCTCAAAACAAACattattcaataaataataacaatacaacaataaaaaataaaagaacacTTTAACGCCTTTGCAAAATAATAGGTGCAtgcattaaattaataaaaataatatggttttactgaaaaataaaagaaaaacggtataatacaacatttaaaattaatattttattgtctGCGGTTTTTTAGCGCTGTTGCGCATTGACTAGTCATGGACTCCATTAACCAGCGACACCTTTCCAAATTCGACTGCACTCCATAAAtcctttttaattaagtaaCGTTTATTACCAATTGCTACATCTCCCCATAGATGCTCAATTGGATTAAGGTCAGGAAATTGACCTGATACATCGATTTTCCTTTCAGCAAACCAAGTCTTTGCTGCCCTGGAAGTGTGTTTGGGGTCGTTGTCTTGCTGAAACTTTCACCACAGAGGCATATTGTCATCAGCATAGGGCAACATGGTATTTTCCAGTATGTTGATGTAGCCATATTGATTTAAAGTGCCCTGTTTCTAAAAAATTGGGCCAATTCCATACCAGCTACAAACCATTATGCTTCCCCCACCatgttttattgttttgtgGGTGTACTACTCAGAGCGATTTGAGCGATTTCGGCTTAATTAGTCAAAAGATATACAATTTCACCTGATAAAGTCGAACCTGTTCTAACTAAGCTTTAAAGAAGTTGCTttgctttttcttttaattgttgatatttgaCATGTGCTAAAGATTAAGCTATGCGACGTAGTGCTTAACTAGAGTAAcctgttataaataaacaattaataaagacaTATGATTAAGTACTTATTTAGTATAACTAATGTAACTGTATTATAATCACAGAATAATTTATTCTGTGATGATACCAAAATtcgtgtaaaattaaaatgagttATGTCGTCGTACTGAACAGTTTAGGCCAAGTTTTTTTACTGCAGTGCCAATTTTGGTATTCTGTCATATTGCATTCTTTGCACGTGGTCCACCCATTTCTCTTTGTATTCTTTGATTTTGTCGTTAACTGCGAAAATTTCCAGTTCCTCTCTAATATCTTCGTTTCTGATATGATCCGATTTGTTAAAGCAAGGCTTAGGTTTTTCCTTGTCATCCATGCTTCGCTGCCATACTTCAGGGGCGATATTGCCATTGtcttataaaatttcatttgagTATCCTTCCTGCGTTTATTACCCAAAGTTGTTAAATCAGATTAACTAAAAGTGTCAATTTTCTATAAATGCCATTGTTTTTGTCTTAGAGATTTCGCATTTGTAATCCCTACTTATGGTATTAAACAAGTATACGGCTTTTTGAAGGTTATCTTCTGATGTAGTAACAAAATTATGTGTACTACATTATCAAAGAGCAAGAAATATTATATGAGCTAAAAACAATCCCTAATTTATGATGTTTTGGAGTGGCGCACGtctaaattagaaaaataattgaacAATTATCGAAAACATTCAATGATTTTCAATTTCTAGATATAAGTATTGCtagaattcgttgtttttgaCACCATTAAAGaacgaatttatttattcatcaacattttctttcatataaattaagactttatttttcttcaacttAGGAAAATATTAATGCAATCTTACTCTGAACGATCTGATTCTGGACAAATACTTCTAACCCATGGACCAGATTTAACAGAAACATTTAcacaaacaaatcaaaaaacgACTGTAAAAATTCTTTCGGATTCGATTTGGTATAATCCGGAAAAGTTTCGATTTCTACACGCAACACAAGTAAAAATTGCGGacgtttttaatgaaactatCGATTCTTTAACAAATTCGATTCTGaccaaatcaaatttaaataaaaatgatgtaagTTTAAAACAAGATcaaaattcgtttaaaaacaataattaaacattatttttgcAGGAAAATACAATTTGTTGTGGAAGAATTACTTCGGaggatataaataaattaaatttaaataccgtaaaattagaatcttcttttaataataaaggagCCAAAACTAGTTTGATTAATATTAGTCAAACGaaatcttttagtttatttcCGGGTCAAATTGTTGCTGTTGATGGTTTGCCTGGTaaaggtaataaatttatagCAAAGACGTTTTACACGAAAGCCAATTTGGAATTTTCAAGAAACGAAAGAGATCTCGGTGAAGATTATTTACAAATCGTCGTAGCTGTTGGACCATATACAACGGCTGATAACTTCTTATACGAGCCATTAcaagatcttttaaaatacgTCGTCGAAATAAAACcgaacattttaattttactcggtccatttcttgatttttctcACTCTCAAATGATTAATATGACCGAAACTTTTCAATCTTACTTTGATAATTTAATCCAAACCATAATGGAATGTtttaagtaagttttaaattaaaatattttgtctttatttatttttggttacaattttagttttgaaattaaagttgttttgGTTCCTTCCGATAAAGATGCCAATCATTTTCCGATCTTTCCTACACCGTCTTATgacattaaagaaaaatatccgAACTTAATTTGTGCCCCAAATCCATGTTTGTTGGATATTAACGGGATTGTTATTGGGACGAGTTCTAtggatattttatttcatttatcaaaagaagaaatagccaggtatacatatttttaggttttttattgttaatataatatacaatttattttttagaaagcCGAATAATACAGATAGAATGGCTCGGTTGGCATCTCATTTAATTGagcaaaaatctttttatccGTTATATCCAAATGATAATGATTCTACTATAGATTATACAAGCTTGTTGAAGAACTGTGAAATGAAAGTAAaacctaacattttaattacacCATCAATTTTGCGATATTGTATTAAAGATCTTGGTGgttgtttatttgttaatcCAGAAAGACtagttaaaaattatgttggtGGTACTTTTGCtgttattaatgttaattcaaatgatatttcttgtcaaattagaaaaatttagttgtaaataaaaattatgttaatcaaaattgttttaattttaatcatagtTTATTGTAAGGAAATTAAAAGTTCATTGAAAGGGGAGAGCTTGCCTGGTACActgatgcttcaaagacagttggaTACAGAGTAGGTATGGGCATTAGTTGACCAAATAGCTGCattaaattgcccctcagctctttttgctataaacttctacACTGTTTTGAACTTAGAAAAGGGACAGATTGTAGTAATGGGCACTATCGAATAATTCgatacataattaaaataaaaatatcgaaaGTAAGCTATTCATTCAGTCATTTAATAAGAGTCGTCTGACAGTATTAATactaaacaatattataaatatattacttaaaatagatttaaatCCCAGAAAGTCTGTTTCAACTttcattcataatttttgtggcgcatcgaaaatttaattagatTCTGAGTTTGTGTTATAAAAGACATCTCTAAATATTCTCTTACAATCAAAGTTGCGTTCGTGCTTGCTGTTGAACCGTTTTTCAAAGTGACAACTCGATCAAAATGGTACCAATGTTTTTTTCATCATCGATATTGTTAGTTACAATTTCAACTGTCtcacttttattttacaaaatagaCGACATTTCAGTAATAATTTTTGCACTGTGTCTGCATTTTCCTCATCACCAAAAGCAgcttttttaaatcgatttgatTCTAAAATACCAAGTCGTCTTCTAACATTAATTTGTAAAGCAAGTTTTAAACGTTCTACTGGTTGTTTCTTATAGCGAAATGGTTGCATATTTCCCACCTGACAATTCAATATTCATCTTTCCAAATGGTTTCAAGATGGAGACTAAGTCTGTCAACATATCGCATTGTTGCTGTAATGAATTCTGGAGCTCATGGTAACGATGTTATAGCAGCTGATAGTGGGTCCTTATcgctaaaagtttttctgttataattaaaaaagaattccaTCTAGTAGACATCTTGTTTCACTTTTAGCTCAGGGTATCCTATTTGTGTTTgcatactttttaatttttcaaatgccACTATGTTGTGCTTAAAATGAGCTACATTTCTTTATCAGTTGCAATACCGGTTTCCTTGAGTTTATGGcatctaaaatttaaaaataaattaaacgaaaaactgtcaaaatatcatgtcctaataaaaatataaccgGTTTCCGGCATTTCGCGgcaaattccctttctgatgGGCTAATAAAATACGGGGCatactatttaaaattttcactttcttGCCATTGAATACGGAAAATAGgtatagtagacgccacgaaagctggcagtaaatcgttttccgctcttacaaatgccatacgtagttcacaaaccgctacagagtaatgtgtgttagaaagagatagcaatagtttaatatgtctgctgtacaattcaaatggccacgtcgaaaaagtacgtctgttcttctaagggatgtaactctataattataacctcaaatccaAACGTCTTGTcagcgttgtcatgaatctgttagtgttttcacaagccgaaaatgttttgtttgaaaggaaaatcattaattagtAGGGcccggaacttttgtaacggtACGATACGATTTaccccctccacttgttctccTAGAAAATGAGTCGGTGGCGTCAAGTCAACTCACCTGATCGGTTGTTATTGACGACCGACGATCGGTTTTTTATTGCGCATCAATGTCAACATTGTCAACTGTCAGTAAGATTTTACTGTTGTTCAAATGTGCAGTATTCGACGCTTTTCATCCGCataatttcgtcaaatttGCTATTTATCTTTCTTTAGTTACCTTTAATTGGAATTTGGAGTTCTGTTTGAGTTCgtattatagttttttttttaagaattgtttTTAGTTTCCCTTTGTGGTAAAATTGTTGTTcgtatttgaaaattgttcaaCAAATTGCCGAAAACAATATACCTTTAACTCTTAAGGAAAAATATGGTTCAATAGCtcagtattttatttatgctcCACTTACAAGTTGTGATGTTAAAAGATCATTTTCTAGGTACAAACACATTTTAACGTCAACTAGAACGTCATTTACAGATGAAAATTTAGGGATGATTGTTTCAATATACATTAAcagcaatatttttatatccgTATCCGATTTGTGATTGATATTACAAATCGGATCCTGTTTGTTtgaattaaagttataaaatacatttttttttaatattttcaaatcgtACTGACAGTTGACACTGACGTGTAATAAACCGATTGTCGGTCGTCAACAACAACCGATGAGGTGAGTTGACTGACCCCACCACCTTATTTTCTAggagaacaagtggagggggtaaatcgtatcgttccgttacaaaagttccgtgccctattAATTAGACTAATAACTTTGacgtttgacatataacctccgttactaacataacctacatataaatgtatgtggtgacATAATCaaagtcgtacgtccatatcttgattcataccatttttaagcgatctgtcactgccagctctcgtggtttctagtatatttaactttttgacCATCTGTACAAGATACTGTGACACgaaaatgacaatctatttgacaacatttgaagagtaatcgtACCAATtcagagcttttttgaatgaacgtttgCTGAGATATcgagttttaaagagcatggtgaaaattgacaagaaaaatttaaaatcaaaataactcgaaaacgaaaagcgctaggtaccaataacttttatgaaagtcaacttattttttcgcatataattaaaaggtgcaataaaaactatagcaatatatttaaaataacgaagttgtgatCTTCCGACCGGAAGTGGccaccatcttgaaaatattttagatcgaaaggtCGGTGTGAACCTCCCACATAAACTAAATTTCAGAAATGTAGATGCAATGGAATAGAAGTAAAACGGGTGTTGCTGACTTTTTGGCGGACACTGTATTTAAAGTATGCGCAAAACGGATGATATCTTTTTTTAGGTTTGTCaattattgcattttttatattagcacCGTTGTCACTAACAATGGTAATTATTTTATCCTGAATTTCCCAAACATTGAAAGGCTTCCGGTATTTCCTTCGTTACAAAAACAGCATTATGTATTAAGTCGTTGTAAAAAAGTGACTAGTTACTgaaaaaaatgctttattGCTGTCAGAAGTCTATATAACTTTTgctaatattattttaactttctcACAAATTTGATCATATGTGGTAGGTAATATTTTCGAACATAACAGCTGTTGATCTTGGGTTGATGTTGAGGGATCTCCTAATTGTTGGAATTGATCTTGCTTGCGCCGTAAATGGTCGCGGATGTTGAACGTGTTACCACTGAATTTTTGAAGGTGAAACATTTACACAGACAGTCGGGGCGCCCTAATGGCAATTCAGGTCTACACGTGTGACTCCGCACTGATTAGAGAGTGTATcagcaacctgagagaactcgcgaTAATGTTACCtactctatggtgggttccaggtcacaaaGACATTGAGGGCAATAAAAAGTTGGCTAAAGAGGCAGTGAAAACGTCCTTTCTTGGACCCCAACCTAGcagtggactacaaaaaagccacttaAAACAGGCAATCAATAATTGGGAGGCCACAAAGGTAACCTTGAAAAGGTTTTCCAGGTCACAAGTATGATAattccgtcgcaaaacaaaaccaaagaggttttatacCTCATCAAAGGCGATCTAAGGTCGCTCTCAGGCTTCCTGACCGGCCATGCGCTCCTAAAATACTACCTCTTCCatattggacaagctgaggatcaaacttgttgACTTTGCAACAATGATTCAGAGACTTCTGGACATATACTGTGCGAATGAGTcgcctaagacacaaaattttcggtaaagtTCGCCTGAGACCTACCAATATAAAGgaagcaatactaaggttcaatCTTTGGAGGGCTTCAATTGCAATAGACCTTATAGATCACTGTGAAGAGAGGGGCCATTCCCCTCAGTCCAacagcaataataattttttattaattataacaattttaatattttttaataacacaatAATAACAACCGTTTTATACAacttatacaatttttattatctaattttaacatttaattgttCACTAGCACTTTTCTCAATTTCTTTATGAATAATATTAACTTCATCTTGACTTAAAGTTTTCGCCATATGTCGATAggtaattttataacaatgaCTTATTTTCCCACTTTTTGGATGTTTAAATTCATCGATTAAAGAAACTTGTTCGATCATATCTCCTCCAATATTTCGTACCAAATCATAAAAATCATTGCTTGAATACCCATCAGGTAACCAAAAACTAATATCATTGTTGCACTGAGGAAATTGACTAATTGCTTTATACTCAATCTGTTTATAAATATCATCCGTTTTAAactgattcaaaaaaccaGAATCCTCAGACCAAAATAATCGTATATCGGGAATGTTGTATAAACACATTGCGATTCTTTCTA
This genomic stretch from Onthophagus taurus isolate NC chromosome 7, IU_Otau_3.0, whole genome shotgun sequence harbors:
- the LOC111418836 gene encoding DNA polymerase alpha subunit B is translated as MLPSKEELRRALDFIGQTPDEKVINKCLELCTKYNILVEDFVDQWSAFTITNLKNGPITLDGILLMERKELAKLNDLNSSIAKSDIVPGTPQQPKKKKEIENVEVNGGDKIVFEPKSNNKVENEFEEKILMQSYSERSDSGQILLTHGPDLTETFTQTNQKTTVKILSDSIWYNPEKFRFLHATQVKIADVFNETIDSLTNSILTKSNLNKNDENTICCGRITSEDINKLNLNTVKLESSFNNKGAKTSLINISQTKSFSLFPGQIVAVDGLPGKGNKFIAKTFYTKANLEFSRNERDLGEDYLQIVVAVGPYTTADNFLYEPLQDLLKYVVEIKPNILILLGPFLDFSHSQMINMTETFQSYFDNLIQTIMECFNFEIKVVLVPSDKDANHFPIFPTPSYDIKEKYPNLICAPNPCLLDINGIVIGTSSMDILFHLSKEEIARKPNNTDRMARLASHLIEQKSFYPLYPNDNDSTIDYTSLLKNCEMKVKPNILITPSILRYCIKDLGGCLFVNPERLVKNYVGGTFAVINVNSNDISCQIRKI